The proteins below come from a single Mesorhizobium loti genomic window:
- a CDS encoding response regulator transcription factor, translating to MRTLLVDHHADLTRAVRVALGDSGFAVDVVGTLEQASSAFCCASYEILLLELVLPDGDGLDWLRQLRSDGHSVPAVVMSNIDHLEQRIAVFNGGADDFLVKPVFTDELIARMRAVLRRSTQMTDPIIVFGNLHFDPIGRQVSVAGHPLMAARRELCILEHLLNRAGRIVPRAHLEDHLYSFNDEVSANALEVGIYRLRGHLNRSGATPRIKTVRGIGYILECPTSATSA from the coding sequence ATGCGAACGCTGCTCGTTGACCATCATGCGGATCTTACGCGCGCCGTGCGAGTTGCGCTCGGCGATAGCGGTTTCGCCGTTGACGTCGTTGGTACACTGGAGCAGGCGTCGAGTGCATTTTGTTGCGCGAGCTATGAAATTCTTCTGCTGGAATTGGTTCTGCCGGATGGCGATGGTCTGGATTGGCTGAGGCAGCTAAGGAGCGACGGACATTCAGTTCCTGCCGTCGTGATGAGCAACATCGACCATCTTGAGCAGCGAATTGCGGTTTTCAATGGTGGCGCGGACGACTTTCTGGTCAAGCCGGTGTTTACGGACGAACTCATCGCCAGAATGCGAGCTGTTCTGCGCCGGTCGACACAGATGACCGACCCGATCATCGTATTTGGCAATCTCCACTTCGATCCGATCGGCCGTCAGGTTTCCGTTGCTGGTCATCCGCTGATGGCCGCACGCCGTGAACTATGTATTCTAGAGCATCTGCTCAACCGTGCAGGCCGCATCGTGCCGCGTGCGCACTTGGAAGATCACCTCTATTCGTTCAACGATGAAGTATCTGCCAACGCGCTTGAAGTCGGAATCTATCGCTTACGCGGACATCTCAATAGGTCAGGTGCAACGCCACGGATCAAGACCGTGCGTGGCATTGGTTACATTCTCGAATGTCCGACTAGCGCGACATCCGCATAG